One stretch of Balneolaceae bacterium DNA includes these proteins:
- the asd gene encoding aspartate-semialdehyde dehydrogenase, whose product MKTFQAGILGATGAVGQKFIRLLENHPWFRVAALGASERSAGKPYREAAHWIESTGLPGEVADMEVMTCDPRRFSGMDFVFSGLDSSVAGRIERSFAEAGIPVISNAKNHRMDDLVPLLVPEVNPDHAELVRSQRYRGDGKGWILTNPNCVSVPLAMSLRPLHDAFGVTAAVVTSMQSVSGAGYPGVSSMDILGNIVPHIAGEEEKVQTEALKLLGDRQEEEVRFADFPIQATAVRVPTVEGHLISVSVGLERKPGDLEELRAAYTSWKSPIAGLDLPSSPRVPVRLYTEERFPQPRLQAYRENGMQASVGRLRLGTVLDAGYVTLAHNTVRGAAGGAVLNAELLVRKGYL is encoded by the coding sequence ATGAAAACCTTCCAGGCCGGCATCCTTGGCGCTACCGGGGCGGTCGGGCAGAAATTCATCCGCCTCCTCGAAAACCACCCTTGGTTTCGCGTGGCAGCCCTGGGCGCCTCCGAGCGCTCCGCCGGGAAGCCTTACCGCGAGGCCGCCCACTGGATCGAAAGCACGGGGTTACCGGGGGAGGTGGCCGATATGGAGGTGATGACCTGCGATCCCCGTCGCTTCAGCGGCATGGATTTCGTATTCAGCGGACTTGACTCATCGGTGGCCGGGCGCATCGAGCGCTCCTTCGCCGAGGCGGGCATCCCGGTCATCTCCAACGCCAAAAACCACCGCATGGACGACCTTGTGCCCCTGCTGGTGCCCGAGGTCAATCCGGACCACGCGGAGCTGGTACGCAGCCAGCGCTACCGCGGCGACGGCAAGGGGTGGATTCTCACCAATCCCAACTGCGTGTCGGTACCCCTGGCCATGTCCCTTCGGCCCCTGCACGACGCCTTTGGCGTAACCGCCGCAGTGGTCACCTCCATGCAATCGGTCTCCGGGGCCGGCTACCCGGGGGTGTCCAGCATGGACATTCTGGGCAATATCGTGCCGCATATTGCCGGGGAGGAAGAGAAGGTGCAGACTGAGGCCCTCAAGCTGCTGGGCGATCGCCAGGAGGAGGAGGTTCGGTTCGCCGATTTCCCCATCCAGGCCACAGCCGTCCGCGTGCCTACTGTTGAGGGACACCTGATTTCAGTGAGCGTGGGACTAGAGCGCAAACCGGGCGACCTGGAGGAGCTTCGGGCGGCCTACACGAGTTGGAAGAGTCCCATAGCCGGGCTCGACCTTCCCTCCTCCCCCAGGGTGCCGGTGCGGCTCTACACCGAGGAGCGTTTTCCCCAGCCGCGGCTGCAGGCCTACCGCGAAAACGGCATGCAGGCCAGCGTGGGAAGGCTGCGCCTGGGCACCGTGCTTGATGCCGGCTACGTAACCCTGGCGCACAACACAGTGCGCGGCGCCGCAGGCGGGGCGGTGCTGAATGCCGAGCTGCTGGTGCGGAAAGGATACCTGTAG
- a CDS encoding glycine--tRNA ligase — MSLTELDSLDKIVSLSKARGFVFQSSEIYGGLGAVYDYGPLGAELKRNIRDLWWHHMTRLHDNIVGLDSAIFMHPKVWEASGHVGGFNDPMIDDKQSNKRYRADMLIEGYIEKLKGDGKEEEAAGVQEQLDTAGSREGICEDLHAIIMEHEIRAPGSGAFEWTDVRQFNLMFKTQFGATSSGEDGDSVYLRPETAQGIFVNFKNVMDTSRQQIPFGIAQVGKAFRNEVVARQFVFRMREFEQMEMQYFVEPGNDEELYEEWLDKRFDWHKALGIRPRKLDIHRHPEDKLAHYAAAAADIVYDYPIGWQEVEGVHNRTDFDLSRQAEFSGKKLEYFDQAEQKRYTPYVVETSVGLDRLVMMALCDAYREEEVDGDTRTVLKLNPKIAPTKIGIFPLIKKDKLQDLAHKITDDLRKDYNVLYDESGSIGKRYRRQDEAGTPFCVTVDFDGVESEGEDTVTIRYRDDMTQDRVAVSRLREVLSDKMESWEPED, encoded by the coding sequence ATGTCCCTGACCGAACTTGACAGCCTCGATAAAATCGTCTCCCTGAGCAAAGCGCGCGGCTTTGTCTTCCAGTCGTCCGAGATTTACGGAGGACTCGGGGCGGTCTATGATTATGGTCCCCTGGGCGCCGAGCTCAAGCGTAACATTCGGGACCTCTGGTGGCACCATATGACCCGCCTGCACGACAACATCGTGGGACTCGATTCGGCCATTTTCATGCATCCGAAGGTGTGGGAGGCCAGCGGACACGTGGGCGGCTTCAACGATCCGATGATCGATGACAAGCAGTCCAACAAGCGCTACCGCGCCGATATGCTCATCGAGGGGTATATCGAGAAGCTTAAAGGCGACGGCAAGGAGGAGGAGGCCGCCGGGGTGCAGGAGCAGCTGGACACCGCCGGCAGCCGCGAGGGGATCTGTGAGGACCTTCACGCCATCATCATGGAGCACGAAATCCGCGCCCCCGGGTCGGGCGCCTTCGAGTGGACCGACGTGCGGCAGTTCAATTTAATGTTTAAGACGCAGTTTGGCGCCACCTCCTCCGGGGAGGACGGCGATTCGGTCTACCTGCGGCCCGAAACGGCCCAGGGCATCTTCGTGAATTTCAAAAACGTCATGGACACCTCCCGCCAGCAGATCCCCTTCGGCATCGCGCAGGTGGGCAAGGCCTTCCGCAACGAGGTGGTGGCCCGGCAGTTCGTCTTCCGCATGCGCGAGTTTGAGCAGATGGAGATGCAGTACTTCGTGGAGCCCGGCAATGACGAGGAGCTCTACGAGGAGTGGCTCGACAAGCGGTTCGACTGGCACAAGGCCCTGGGCATCCGCCCCAGGAAACTGGATATCCACCGGCATCCCGAAGACAAGCTGGCCCACTACGCCGCCGCCGCGGCCGACATCGTCTACGACTATCCCATCGGCTGGCAGGAGGTGGAGGGCGTGCACAACCGCACCGACTTTGACCTCAGCCGCCAGGCCGAGTTCTCGGGCAAGAAGCTGGAGTACTTCGACCAGGCCGAGCAGAAGCGCTACACGCCCTACGTGGTGGAGACATCGGTGGGACTCGACCGCCTGGTCATGATGGCCCTGTGCGACGCCTACCGCGAGGAGGAGGTGGACGGCGACACCCGCACGGTCCTGAAACTGAACCCGAAGATCGCCCCCACCAAAATCGGCATCTTTCCCCTCATCAAGAAGGACAAGCTGCAGGACCTGGCCCACAAGATCACCGACGACCTGCGCAAGGATTACAACGTGCTATACGACGAGTCGGGCTCGATCGGCAAGCGCTACCGCCGCCAGGACGAGGCGGGCACGCCCTTCTGCGTGACGGTAGACTTCGACGGGGTGGAGTCGGAGGGCGAGGATACGGTCACCATCCGCTACCGCGACGACATGACCCAGGACCGTGTGGCGGTCAGCCGCCTGCGCGAGGTCCTCTCCGACAAGATGGAGAGCTGGGAGCCCGAAGACTGA
- a CDS encoding alpha/beta fold hydrolase, translating to MKIPSFAYSALLLTLLLSSLTPVSASAQQTDHRLAGDWEGHIDVQGTRLTIQTHFAEVGDTARTGTIDIPQQGARGLQLVDIAVAGDSVSFRFNAGAGMVMFDGEFSGDTLISGTFHQAGMAFPFELKRVLEDDGEGGEPGMQDRAPEPPPYRIEELSVKNGEVTLAGTLTLPQDGKPAPLLVLLTGSGPQNRDEEIFGFEIFGTLADHLTRNGFAVYRFDDRGVGGSTGDFAQSSMEDHLADTRAILTRLQEHPGVDGERMGLLGHSQGGIIAGSIAAEPQPPVDFVVLMASPARPLADVVVAQVRTLLEQQNTPEALIKEQVAMQEAVFDTLRGSRDLSELKKWMKEQILEQIAALPESSRSAIPDPEQHADNQVRIQMETLVSPAFSSFVDYDPASDLSALRVPALALFGAKDMQVKEDPNAELIRSALDRSGVDYRIEIFPQANHLFQEAESGAPSEYASLEKSFTEGFLSTLTEWLRAQAGM from the coding sequence ATGAAAATACCAAGCTTTGCATATTCCGCCCTGCTGCTCACACTCCTGCTCAGCTCCCTGACACCGGTCAGCGCATCAGCCCAGCAAACCGATCACCGGCTGGCCGGAGACTGGGAGGGTCACATCGACGTGCAGGGCACCCGCCTCACCATACAGACCCACTTCGCGGAGGTGGGCGACACTGCGCGCACCGGCACCATTGACATTCCCCAGCAGGGGGCCCGGGGGCTGCAGCTGGTGGACATCGCCGTGGCGGGGGACTCGGTTTCCTTTCGCTTTAACGCCGGCGCGGGCATGGTGATGTTCGACGGCGAATTCAGCGGGGACACCCTCATTTCGGGCACCTTTCACCAGGCGGGCATGGCTTTCCCTTTCGAGCTGAAAAGGGTGCTGGAGGATGATGGGGAGGGCGGCGAGCCCGGCATGCAGGATCGCGCGCCGGAGCCTCCGCCCTACCGCATAGAGGAACTCTCCGTGAAGAACGGGGAGGTGACCCTGGCCGGCACCCTCACCCTGCCGCAGGATGGCAAACCCGCGCCCCTCCTGGTACTGCTTACGGGAAGCGGACCCCAGAACCGCGACGAGGAGATTTTCGGTTTCGAAATTTTCGGTACGCTGGCCGACCACCTGACGCGCAACGGCTTTGCCGTCTACCGCTTTGACGACCGAGGCGTGGGGGGCTCAACAGGCGACTTTGCACAGAGTTCCATGGAGGACCATCTCGCTGACACCCGCGCCATCCTCACCCGTCTGCAGGAACATCCCGGGGTGGACGGGGAGCGCATGGGGCTGCTGGGACACTCCCAGGGCGGCATCATTGCGGGCAGCATCGCCGCCGAGCCGCAGCCCCCGGTGGATTTCGTAGTGCTGATGGCCTCCCCGGCCCGGCCCCTGGCCGACGTCGTCGTCGCCCAGGTTCGCACCCTGCTGGAGCAGCAGAACACGCCAGAGGCGCTGATAAAGGAACAGGTGGCCATGCAGGAGGCCGTTTTCGATACGCTGCGCGGGAGCAGAGACCTGAGCGAGCTGAAGAAATGGATGAAAGAACAGATCCTGGAGCAGATCGCCGCCCTGCCCGAGAGCTCCCGCTCCGCCATCCCCGATCCGGAACAGCACGCCGACAACCAGGTCCGCATCCAAATGGAGACCCTCGTCAGCCCGGCCTTTTCCTCTTTCGTAGACTACGATCCAGCGTCGGACCTGAGCGCCTTGCGCGTCCCGGCGCTGGCCCTTTTCGGCGCCAAAGACATGCAGGTGAAAGAGGACCCCAATGCAGAGCTCATTCGCAGCGCACTGGACCGGTCGGGGGTTGATTACCGTATCGAGATCTTTCCGCAGGCCAACCACCTGTTCCAGGAAGCGGAAAGCGGGGCGCCAAGCGAGTATGCCTCCCTGGAGAAGTCCTTTACGGAAGGATTCCTGTCCACACTTACCGAATGGCTGCGCGCGCAGGCAGGCATGTAA
- a CDS encoding SdpI family protein — MKLLATLKKEWYILLLLLLPYVLIPFIGGQVPDQVPTHWNIQGQADGFSDKSFVLWWFPLFAIVTYLLILVVPLIDPKKRISIDQKPLPALRLLLPLFFLGMYTVMIMPTFKPGWDQSFMVFLLVTLLFLIFGNYLRTLKPNYFIGLRTPWTLEDPDNWRKTHELGSKLWIGTSLLLLVVAFFVPAAVYSKLFFAGVMVMAIVPLAYSFWLFKSQPEN, encoded by the coding sequence ATGAAACTGCTTGCCACGCTCAAGAAAGAATGGTACATCCTGTTGCTCCTGCTGCTCCCCTATGTGCTCATACCTTTCATAGGCGGCCAGGTGCCAGATCAGGTGCCCACGCATTGGAATATCCAGGGGCAAGCTGACGGTTTTTCGGACAAAAGCTTCGTCCTCTGGTGGTTTCCCCTCTTCGCCATCGTCACCTACCTGCTCATCCTCGTGGTTCCCCTTATTGATCCCAAAAAGCGGATTTCCATCGACCAGAAGCCCCTCCCGGCCCTCCGGCTTCTACTGCCGCTTTTCTTCCTGGGCATGTACACCGTCATGATCATGCCCACATTCAAGCCGGGATGGGACCAGAGTTTCATGGTCTTCCTGCTGGTCACCCTGCTGTTTCTGATCTTTGGGAATTACCTGCGCACGCTCAAGCCCAACTACTTCATCGGTCTGCGTACGCCGTGGACCCTGGAGGACCCCGACAACTGGCGCAAGACCCACGAGCTCGGCAGCAAGCTCTGGATTGGGACCTCCCTCCTGCTGCTGGTAGTGGCCTTTTTCGTTCCCGCGGCGGTCTACTCCAAGCTCTTTTTCGCCGGGGTGATGGTCATGGCCATTGTACCCCTCGCCTACTCCTTCTGGCTCTTCAAAAGCCAGCCCGAGAACTGA
- a CDS encoding autorepressor SdpR family transcription factor yields MNNLFKALNDPTRRGILKMLKSRDLTAGEIAEAFDISKPSISHHLVILHRAKLVHRERDGQFITYSLNTTVLEGAANWIFELVNQNKD; encoded by the coding sequence ATGAATAACCTGTTTAAAGCTCTCAACGACCCCACGCGGCGCGGCATCCTCAAGATGTTGAAGTCCAGGGATCTCACCGCGGGCGAGATCGCAGAGGCCTTTGACATCAGTAAGCCGAGCATCTCCCATCACCTGGTGATCCTGCACCGCGCCAAGCTGGTGCACCGCGAGCGGGACGGGCAGTTCATCACCTACTCGCTCAACACCACGGTGTTGGAGGGGGCCGCCAACTGGATTTTCGAACTGGTCAACCAAAACAAGGACTGA
- a CDS encoding superoxide dismutase family protein, which produces MLTTSTRAFGILCIALLFAAGCTPQGDSGESADTATSGTMTQSASVDSAVAILQPTQGNQAAGTVTFTGTPEGVRVQGSLTGLSSGEHGFHVHRYGDCRAADGTSAGGHYNPADTSHGAPDDAERHMGDMGNITATEGGTAQIDFTDSRLSLDGPNSIMGRGVILHAGADDFTSQPSGAAGARIACGEIGIANPGM; this is translated from the coding sequence ATGCTTACGACATCTACCAGGGCATTCGGCATCTTGTGCATCGCTCTTCTTTTCGCCGCGGGCTGCACGCCCCAGGGCGATAGCGGTGAATCCGCTGACACGGCAACCTCAGGCACCATGACGCAATCCGCTTCGGTGGATTCGGCCGTGGCCATCCTGCAGCCCACCCAGGGCAACCAGGCCGCCGGCACGGTAACCTTTACCGGGACCCCCGAGGGCGTGCGCGTGCAGGGCTCGCTGACCGGCCTCTCCTCCGGCGAACACGGCTTTCACGTACACCGCTACGGCGACTGCCGCGCGGCGGACGGCACCTCGGCGGGAGGACACTACAACCCCGCCGACACATCACACGGTGCGCCGGATGACGCCGAACGCCATATGGGCGACATGGGCAACATTACCGCCACGGAAGGCGGCACCGCCCAGATCGACTTTACGGACAGCCGCCTCTCGCTCGACGGACCCAACTCCATCATGGGCCGGGGCGTGATCCTGCATGCGGGCGCCGACGATTTCACCTCCCAGCCCTCCGGGGCGGCCGGCGCGCGCATCGCCTGCGGGGAGATCGGCATCGCCAACCCCGGCATGTAG
- a CDS encoding VOC family protein: MADALAPFHLAFPVSDLEQTLTFYRDVLGCETGRSSDKWIDFNFWGHQVVAHLSPEEAGKSGTNEVDGHAVPAKHFGLILEWEDWEALAERLQDADIDFIIEPYVRFEGKPGEQATMFFTDPSGNALEFKAFRNKEQIFAK, from the coding sequence ATGGCTGACGCACTTGCTCCCTTCCACCTCGCCTTTCCCGTGTCCGATCTCGAACAGACCCTCACCTTCTACCGTGACGTGCTGGGCTGCGAGACCGGGCGAAGCTCCGACAAATGGATCGACTTCAACTTCTGGGGCCACCAGGTCGTGGCGCACCTGAGTCCAGAGGAGGCGGGAAAGAGCGGCACCAACGAGGTGGACGGCCACGCGGTGCCGGCCAAGCACTTCGGGCTGATCCTGGAGTGGGAGGATTGGGAGGCACTGGCCGAACGGCTGCAGGATGCCGATATCGATTTCATTATTGAGCCCTACGTGCGTTTCGAGGGCAAGCCCGGCGAGCAGGCCACCATGTTCTTCACCGATCCCAGCGGCAACGCTCTGGAGTTCAAGGCCTTCCGCAACAAGGAGCAGATCTTCGCAAAATAA